The following are from one region of the Ruficoccus sp. ZRK36 genome:
- a CDS encoding PilT/PilU family type 4a pilus ATPase, which translates to MSNIIDTFNSLLQLAVENSASDIHVKSNKPAHLRLNGKLEVVDMDPFTPEQVQEFLETAMPAPFYDEWKQNGQIDFSYALHELGLGRFRVNGFYQRGTPSIVFRHVKDTPPSFEDLNHEPDVFKKLVSAKDGIVLVCGPTGSGKSSTLAAMLEYVNENFDRHVVTLEDPIEFTYTDKRSIFNQREIGLDAPDFEHGLKAVLRQDPDIILIGEMRDRDTFETALHASETGHLVFASIHASSAQQAVQRLFEFFPADMQESMRRQISVGLRATITQRLLPRLEGEGRVPAVEIFVVDALGRKVIEDGEFHKIPSVIEASKEEGSKSFNQDLYRLVKAGTVGHQDALAYSPNPKALEMNLKGIFLSSGGIVG; encoded by the coding sequence ATGTCCAACATTATTGATACTTTTAACAGTCTGCTGCAGCTGGCGGTTGAAAATTCGGCCAGCGATATCCACGTCAAGTCGAACAAGCCCGCGCACCTGCGCCTGAACGGTAAGCTGGAGGTCGTTGATATGGACCCGTTTACGCCCGAGCAGGTTCAGGAGTTTCTGGAGACGGCTATGCCCGCTCCCTTCTATGATGAATGGAAGCAAAACGGGCAGATCGACTTTTCCTATGCCCTGCATGAGCTGGGGCTGGGCCGATTCCGCGTGAACGGTTTTTACCAGCGCGGCACGCCGAGTATCGTCTTCCGGCACGTGAAAGATACGCCGCCGAGCTTCGAGGATCTCAACCACGAGCCCGACGTCTTCAAGAAGCTCGTATCCGCCAAGGACGGCATCGTCCTCGTGTGTGGTCCGACCGGCTCCGGTAAAAGCTCCACGCTGGCTGCGATGCTCGAGTATGTGAACGAGAATTTCGACCGGCATGTCGTCACGCTGGAGGACCCGATCGAGTTTACCTACACCGACAAGCGTTCGATCTTTAACCAGCGTGAGATCGGGCTGGATGCACCGGACTTTGAGCATGGGCTCAAGGCCGTACTGCGGCAGGACCCGGACATTATCCTGATTGGCGAAATGCGCGACCGGGATACCTTTGAGACGGCTCTGCATGCCTCGGAGACCGGCCACCTGGTCTTTGCGTCGATCCACGCTTCCAGTGCGCAGCAGGCCGTGCAGCGTCTGTTTGAATTTTTCCCTGCGGACATGCAGGAGAGCATGCGCCGCCAGATCTCTGTTGGGCTGCGTGCCACTATCACACAGCGGCTGCTGCCCCGTCTGGAGGGTGAGGGGCGCGTCCCGGCGGTGGAGATATTCGTGGTCGATGCCCTTGGCCGTAAGGTGATCGAAGATGGGGAGTTTCACAAAATCCCTTCGGTGATCGAAGCCAGTAAGGAAGAAGGCTCCAAGTCCTTTAATCAGGACCTCTACCGGCTGGTCAAAGCCGGAACGGTCGGCCATCAGGACGCCCTCGCATACTCGCCCAATCCCAAGGCTCTCGAAATGAACCTCAAGGGCATCTTCCTCAGCTCCGGCGGTATCGTCGGCTAG
- the dapB gene encoding 4-hydroxy-tetrahydrodipicolinate reductase gives MVKVLLNGARGRMGQAIQAIAANEDVEIVAAIDMGDDPTPGLEACEVVIDFSFHEATAPLAKLAAEAGKPLVIGTTGHTPEEKEAISACSSQVPMVWAGNFSTGVNLLFYLVGKAAQTLGREYHPELIEMHHCHKKDAPSGTAEHLLEILREARGLTQEQEAHGRHGLVGERPEDEIGVHALRGGDVVGDHTVIFAGPGERVELTHKASDRRIFAQGALRAANWVYGKPPGLYRIQDVLGLRD, from the coding sequence ATGGTAAAAGTTCTCCTCAATGGTGCCCGCGGGCGCATGGGCCAGGCCATCCAGGCCATCGCCGCAAATGAAGACGTTGAAATCGTCGCCGCCATCGACATGGGCGACGATCCCACTCCCGGCCTCGAAGCCTGCGAAGTCGTCATCGACTTCAGCTTCCACGAAGCCACCGCTCCGCTGGCCAAGCTCGCAGCCGAGGCTGGCAAGCCCCTCGTGATCGGTACCACCGGCCACACGCCCGAGGAAAAGGAAGCCATCAGCGCATGCTCGTCCCAGGTCCCCATGGTCTGGGCCGGGAACTTCTCCACCGGGGTCAACCTGCTTTTCTATCTCGTCGGCAAGGCCGCTCAGACACTCGGGCGTGAGTACCACCCTGAGCTGATCGAGATGCACCACTGCCACAAGAAGGACGCCCCCAGCGGCACCGCCGAGCACCTGCTCGAAATCCTGCGTGAGGCCCGCGGCCTGACTCAGGAGCAGGAGGCCCATGGCCGCCACGGTCTGGTCGGTGAGCGCCCCGAGGACGAGATCGGTGTCCACGCCCTGCGTGGTGGTGACGTCGTCGGCGACCACACGGTGATCTTTGCCGGGCCCGGTGAACGCGTCGAGCTGACCCACAAGGCCTCCGACCGCCGCATTTTCGCCCAGGGTGCCCTGCGCGCCGCTAACTGGGTCTACGGCAAGCCTCCCGGCCTCTATCGCATCCAGGACGTCCTCGGCTTGCGTGACTAA
- the dapA gene encoding 4-hydroxy-tetrahydrodipicolinate synthase, which produces MNTTQFYGVHTALVTPMRDGEVAYDDLERIVSMQLEAGINGIVAVGTTGESPTLSHEEHAEVIRRIASQAGSKVPVLAGTGSNSTTEAVELTRGADAVEGVTGMLQVAPYYNKPSQEGLFRHFSAVAEATDKPIILYSIPGRCGISIGVDTCARLYEKYPHVCGIKEAGGSSERVAELVQKLGSDYLILSGDDSLTLPFMSFGAKGVISVASNLIPSEMVHMVKLVLDGEFVRAERFSRMFFNLFKLLFIEPNPVPIKYAMHRARQISSPEVRLPLCEMSEANKALLDEALDVRGL; this is translated from the coding sequence ATGAACACAACTCAATTTTACGGCGTCCATACCGCACTGGTCACCCCCATGCGCGATGGAGAAGTCGCTTACGACGACCTCGAGCGAATCGTGTCGATGCAGCTCGAAGCTGGCATTAATGGCATCGTAGCCGTCGGCACGACGGGCGAATCCCCCACCCTCAGCCATGAGGAGCATGCCGAGGTCATCCGCCGCATCGCCTCGCAGGCTGGTAGCAAGGTCCCCGTACTCGCGGGTACCGGCTCTAACTCCACCACTGAAGCGGTCGAGCTGACGCGTGGTGCCGATGCTGTCGAGGGTGTGACGGGCATGCTCCAGGTTGCCCCCTACTATAACAAGCCCAGTCAGGAAGGGCTCTTCCGTCACTTCAGCGCCGTGGCCGAGGCCACCGACAAGCCCATCATCCTGTACTCCATCCCCGGCCGCTGCGGCATCTCCATCGGGGTGGACACCTGCGCCCGCCTTTACGAGAAGTACCCGCATGTGTGCGGGATCAAGGAAGCTGGGGGCTCCAGCGAGCGTGTCGCTGAGCTGGTCCAGAAGCTCGGCTCCGACTACCTCATCCTGAGCGGCGACGACTCGCTCACCCTGCCCTTCATGAGCTTTGGTGCGAAGGGCGTGATCAGCGTCGCCTCGAACCTCATCCCGTCCGAGATGGTCCACATGGTGAAGCTCGTCCTCGACGGCGAGTTCGTCCGCGCCGAGCGTTTCTCACGCATGTTCTTCAATCTTTTCAAGCTGCTCTTCATCGAGCCCAATCCCGTGCCGATCAAGTACGCCATGCACCGCGCCCGCCAGATATCCTCGCCCGAGGTGCGCCTGCCGCTGTGCGAGATGAGCGAAGCCAACAAGGCTCTCCTCGACGAGGCCCTCGATGTGCGCGGCCTCTAA
- the ruvA gene encoding Holliday junction branch migration protein RuvA — protein MIVSLEGKLIEAAPLSAVIEANGIGYEVHVPVTTAEKLPEPGQTARLHTLAVYREDSQTLYGFATREDRDFFRLLVEKVSGIGPKIALNIMSRMSVESLRTAIAQSDVALLSKCQGIGKKTAERLVIELRDKVFPGGIPTPAAGSADGASTEAATVGGSAFQDALAALITLGYKPPEADKALRKAQDKLGADAPTEALIRTALK, from the coding sequence ATGATCGTCTCTTTGGAAGGCAAACTCATCGAAGCCGCCCCGCTCTCTGCCGTGATCGAGGCCAACGGCATCGGCTACGAGGTCCATGTCCCCGTCACCACCGCCGAGAAGCTCCCCGAGCCCGGCCAGACGGCGCGCCTGCATACGCTGGCAGTCTACCGCGAGGACTCGCAGACGCTCTACGGCTTTGCCACGCGCGAGGACCGGGATTTCTTCCGCTTGCTGGTGGAGAAGGTCTCTGGCATCGGCCCAAAGATCGCGCTCAATATCATGAGCCGCATGTCTGTCGAGAGCCTCCGCACCGCAATCGCCCAGTCGGATGTTGCTCTGCTCTCGAAGTGTCAGGGCATCGGTAAAAAAACCGCTGAGCGCCTCGTCATCGAGCTGCGCGACAAAGTCTTCCCCGGCGGCATTCCGACACCGGCGGCAGGCTCTGCTGACGGGGCCTCCACGGAGGCCGCAACCGTTGGTGGCTCTGCCTTCCAGGATGCGCTGGCTGCGCTCATCACGCTCGGCTATAAGCCGCCGGAGGCCGATAAGGCCCTGCGCAAGGCCCAGGACAAGCTCGGAGCCGACGCCCCGACCGAAGCCCTGATCCGCACGGCGCTGAAGTAA
- a CDS encoding RDD family protein translates to MDWYYLEDNEEVGPFSSPDFQELFNSGRINGATAVRNSEMQMAMPLDQAARNGLTDDLTLEGSVNCPTCNASVRSQDLIPMDDIVLCPNCRDQYLQTMREGIELSETGFEYASFLIRAGAYIIDLFAVWIVQAVVGFVLGFAIGIAGESEALANALSIVLIVLSYAIPLVYATLLLGNRKTQATLGMMALRIRIVDKRGGDCSYLMAFGRYFAAIISSIILGIGYFMCLWDSERQTLHDKMVGTYVIKK, encoded by the coding sequence ATGGATTGGTATTACCTTGAGGATAACGAAGAGGTTGGTCCTTTTTCGTCACCCGACTTTCAAGAGCTTTTTAACAGCGGCCGCATCAATGGAGCGACGGCTGTACGTAACAGCGAAATGCAAATGGCCATGCCGCTGGATCAGGCTGCCAGGAACGGACTCACCGACGATTTAACGCTCGAAGGAAGCGTCAACTGCCCGACCTGCAACGCAAGCGTCCGCTCTCAGGACCTGATCCCCATGGATGATATCGTGCTGTGCCCCAACTGTCGGGACCAGTACCTGCAGACTATGCGTGAGGGCATTGAACTCAGTGAAACCGGCTTTGAGTACGCTTCATTCCTGATCCGTGCCGGAGCATATATCATCGACCTTTTCGCCGTATGGATCGTCCAGGCGGTCGTCGGCTTTGTTCTTGGCTTTGCTATCGGAATCGCTGGCGAAAGTGAAGCTCTCGCGAACGCACTCTCCATCGTCCTGATTGTGCTTTCGTACGCCATCCCCCTTGTCTACGCCACGCTATTGCTTGGTAATCGGAAGACCCAGGCCACACTTGGCATGATGGCCTTAAGAATCCGTATCGTAGATAAGCGCGGCGGCGACTGTAGCTACCTGATGGCCTTTGGACGCTATTTTGCAGCCATCATATCGAGCATTATCCTCGGTATTGGCTATTTTATGTGCTTGTGGGACTCGGAGCGCCAGACTCTCCACGACAAGATGGTGGGTACGTACGTAATCAAGAAATAG
- a CDS encoding vitamin B12-dependent ribonucleotide reductase, translating to MKDQSSTSSQTPKHALNLSRCFSSSDIHPYGQLTWEYRTAEITDDKGKAIFKQDNIEVPAAFSDLATKILASKYFYGDIDQGTDPVNGGRESSFKQVIDRVVSTLTSWGIEDGYFKDDEQAKIFSDELTWLLANQYGAFNSPVWFNLGLYHAYGVGKDSCKGNFYWNQEHDVVMRANSQYEYPQCSACFIQHVEDNMESIMDLARAEAMLFKFGSGSGTDLTSIRSTREKLSGGGKPSGPLSFLAVYDAVAGVVKSGGKTRRAAKMNTLKTWHPDIEEFIHAKQIEERKAWALIEEGYDASFNGDAYGSIKYQNENLSVRATDEFMQAAVDGKKFFTRRVIDGEPCEEKDASYLLDKIAEGTHICGDPGMQFDDTIHKWHTCKGSGRQNCTNPCSEYLFLDNSACNLASLNLMKFRTAEGFDMERFAAAARIFIIAQEIIVDRSSYPTEGITYNSHWFRTLGLGYANLGALLMSYGHAYASPEGLGLAKAITAAMTGVAYKTSAELAALKGPFPGYHTAAHYGVDNPPESDNVASMQAVIDLHKSHVESLDRNSPAPLVEFSSKVWKEASDLGKRYGYRNAQVTVLAPTGTIGFLMDCDTTGVEPAIGLVAYKTLAGGGLMTLPIKSIPLALENLGYNKAEVEKICAHVKEYGTVEDIKTGGKAIASGLKEEHVAIFDSAFRSGMGKRYLPYTAHIDMMSAVQPFLSGAISKTVNMPEECTVKDIRETYIHAWKKGIKGIAIYRDGSKRSAPIKTRKDDPKEEEKPVIQVVTEPYRRKLPDTRQSITHKFSIAGTEGYLTIGKFDDGKPGEVFIQMAKAGSTINGLMDSVGTLVSLCLQYGVPLETLVKKFSHVRFEPEGMTRNPHIPFAKSVVDYVARLLGMEFIPGYKERMSPALQAEGGFEDQHPGSASIPKQEEDTESEQAVDTEQLEFLTQSEGNLTCPECGSSKVKVTGTCACCLNCGTSLGCS from the coding sequence ATGAAAGACCAATCCTCGACTTCCAGCCAAACACCCAAGCACGCTCTCAACCTCAGCCGCTGCTTTTCCTCCTCCGACATCCATCCCTATGGTCAGCTAACCTGGGAATACCGCACCGCCGAAATCACCGACGACAAGGGCAAGGCGATCTTTAAACAGGACAATATCGAAGTCCCCGCGGCCTTCTCCGACCTGGCCACCAAGATTCTCGCCTCGAAGTATTTCTACGGTGACATCGATCAGGGCACCGATCCTGTCAATGGTGGCCGCGAGAGCTCCTTCAAGCAGGTCATCGACCGCGTCGTCAGCACCCTCACCTCCTGGGGCATCGAGGACGGCTACTTCAAGGACGACGAACAGGCCAAGATTTTCTCCGACGAGCTGACCTGGCTGCTTGCTAACCAGTATGGCGCCTTCAACTCCCCGGTCTGGTTCAACCTCGGCCTCTACCACGCCTATGGCGTCGGCAAGGACTCCTGCAAGGGCAACTTCTACTGGAATCAGGAGCACGACGTTGTCATGCGCGCCAACAGCCAGTACGAGTACCCGCAGTGCTCGGCCTGCTTTATCCAGCACGTCGAGGACAATATGGAGTCGATCATGGACCTCGCCCGCGCCGAGGCGATGCTGTTCAAGTTTGGCTCCGGCTCCGGCACTGACCTGACCAGCATCCGCTCCACCCGTGAGAAGCTCTCCGGCGGCGGTAAGCCCAGCGGCCCCCTCAGCTTCCTGGCTGTGTATGACGCCGTGGCCGGTGTGGTCAAGAGCGGTGGCAAGACCCGCCGCGCCGCCAAGATGAACACCCTCAAGACCTGGCACCCGGATATCGAGGAGTTCATCCACGCCAAACAGATCGAAGAGCGCAAGGCATGGGCCCTGATCGAAGAGGGCTACGACGCTTCCTTTAACGGCGACGCCTACGGCTCCATCAAGTACCAGAACGAAAACCTTTCCGTGCGCGCCACCGACGAGTTCATGCAGGCCGCTGTTGACGGTAAGAAGTTCTTCACCCGCCGCGTTATCGATGGCGAGCCCTGCGAAGAAAAGGACGCCTCCTACCTGCTGGACAAGATCGCCGAGGGCACCCACATCTGCGGTGACCCCGGCATGCAGTTTGACGACACGATCCACAAGTGGCATACCTGCAAGGGCTCCGGCCGCCAGAACTGCACCAACCCGTGCAGTGAGTACCTCTTCCTCGACAATTCGGCCTGTAACCTGGCCTCTCTGAACCTGATGAAGTTCCGCACCGCGGAGGGCTTTGACATGGAGCGCTTCGCCGCTGCTGCCCGCATCTTTATCATCGCGCAGGAGATCATCGTCGATCGCTCTTCCTACCCGACCGAGGGCATCACCTACAACAGCCACTGGTTCCGTACGCTGGGCCTCGGCTACGCCAATCTCGGCGCACTGCTCATGTCCTATGGGCATGCCTACGCCTCTCCCGAGGGGCTCGGCCTCGCCAAGGCCATTACCGCTGCCATGACCGGCGTCGCCTACAAGACTTCTGCCGAGCTGGCCGCCCTGAAGGGGCCCTTCCCCGGCTACCATACCGCCGCCCACTACGGCGTGGACAACCCGCCCGAGTCCGACAACGTCGCCTCCATGCAGGCCGTCATCGACCTGCACAAAAGCCACGTCGAGTCTCTCGACCGTAACTCCCCTGCCCCGCTGGTTGAGTTCTCCTCCAAGGTCTGGAAGGAAGCTTCCGATCTGGGCAAGCGCTACGGCTACCGCAATGCGCAGGTCACCGTGCTCGCACCGACCGGCACCATCGGCTTCCTCATGGACTGCGACACCACAGGCGTCGAGCCCGCGATCGGCCTGGTCGCCTACAAGACCCTCGCAGGCGGCGGTCTCATGACCCTGCCGATCAAGTCCATCCCGCTCGCGCTGGAAAACCTCGGCTACAATAAGGCTGAGGTCGAAAAGATCTGCGCGCACGTGAAGGAATACGGCACGGTCGAGGACATCAAGACCGGCGGCAAGGCTATCGCCTCCGGCCTGAAGGAAGAGCACGTGGCGATCTTCGACTCGGCCTTCCGCTCCGGCATGGGTAAGCGTTACCTGCCATACACCGCTCACATCGACATGATGAGCGCCGTTCAGCCTTTCCTCTCGGGCGCCATCTCCAAGACGGTTAACATGCCCGAGGAGTGTACAGTCAAGGACATCCGCGAGACCTACATCCACGCCTGGAAAAAGGGTATCAAGGGCATCGCTATTTACCGCGACGGCTCCAAGCGCTCCGCCCCGATCAAGACCCGCAAGGACGACCCTAAGGAGGAGGAAAAGCCGGTCATCCAAGTCGTGACCGAACCCTACCGCCGCAAGCTTCCGGACACCCGCCAGTCCATCACCCATAAGTTCTCCATCGCGGGCACCGAGGGTTATCTCACCATCGGCAAGTTCGACGACGGCAAGCCGGGCGAAGTCTTTATCCAGATGGCCAAGGCTGGCTCTACGATTAACGGCCTGATGGACTCCGTCGGCACGCTCGTCTCGCTCTGTCTGCAGTACGGCGTTCCGCTTGAAACGCTGGTCAAGAAGTTCAGCCACGTTCGCTTCGAGCCGGAGGGCATGACCCGCAACCCGCACATCCCCTTTGCCAAGAGCGTGGTCGACTACGTCGCACGCCTGCTCGGGATGGAGTTCATCCCCGGCTACAAGGAGCGCATGTCGCCCGCACTCCAGGCCGAGGGTGGCTTCGAGGATCAGCACCCCGGCAGCGCCTCCATCCCCAAGCAGGAGGAGGACACGGAGTCGGAGCAGGCCGTCGACACCGAGCAGTTGGAGTTCCTCACGCAGTCCGAGGGTAACCTCACCTGCCCCGAGTGCGGCTCCAGTAAGGTCAAGGTTACTGGCACCTGCGCCTGCTGCCTGAACTGCGGCACCTCACTGGGCTGTAGCTAA